The proteins below are encoded in one region of Streptomyces marianii:
- a CDS encoding alpha-ketoacid dehydrogenase subunit beta codes for MAVEKMSLAKALNESLRKALDTDPKVLVMGEDVGKLGGVFRITDGLQKDFGEERVIDTPLAESGIVGTAIGLALRGYRPVVEIQFDGFVFPAYDQIVTQLAKMHARALGKVKLPVVVRIPYGGGIGAVEHHSESPEALFAHVAGLKVVSPSNAADGYWMLQQAIQSDDPVIFFEPKRRYWDKGEVDTESIPDPLHAARVARAGTDITLAAYGPMVKVCLEAAAAAEEEGKSVEVLDLRSMSPIDFDAVQRSVERTGRLVVVHEAPVFYGSGAEIAARITERSFYHLEAPVLRVGGFHAPYPPARLEEEYLPGLDRVLDAVDRSLAY; via the coding sequence ATGGCCGTAGAGAAGATGTCGCTCGCCAAGGCGCTCAACGAGTCGCTGCGCAAGGCTCTCGACACCGACCCCAAGGTCCTCGTCATGGGCGAGGACGTCGGCAAGCTCGGCGGAGTCTTCCGCATCACCGACGGGCTCCAGAAGGACTTCGGCGAGGAGCGGGTCATCGACACCCCGCTCGCCGAGTCCGGCATCGTCGGCACCGCGATCGGTCTCGCCCTGCGCGGCTACCGCCCGGTCGTCGAGATCCAGTTCGACGGTTTCGTCTTCCCCGCGTACGACCAGATCGTCACGCAGCTCGCGAAGATGCACGCCCGCGCGCTCGGCAAGGTCAAGCTGCCGGTCGTCGTCCGCATCCCCTACGGCGGCGGCATCGGCGCGGTCGAGCACCACTCCGAGTCGCCCGAGGCGCTGTTCGCCCATGTGGCCGGTCTCAAGGTCGTCTCGCCGTCGAACGCGGCCGACGGCTACTGGATGCTCCAGCAGGCCATCCAGAGCGACGACCCGGTGATCTTCTTCGAGCCCAAGCGGCGCTACTGGGACAAGGGCGAGGTCGACACCGAGTCCATCCCGGACCCGCTGCACGCCGCCCGCGTCGCCCGCGCCGGCACGGACATCACCCTCGCCGCCTACGGCCCGATGGTGAAGGTCTGCCTGGAGGCCGCCGCGGCCGCCGAGGAGGAGGGCAAGTCGGTCGAGGTCCTGGACCTGCGCTCGATGTCCCCGATCGACTTCGACGCCGTGCAGCGGTCGGTGGAGAGGACGGGCCGGCTGGTCGTCGTCCACGAGGCCCCGGTGTTCTACGGCTCGGGCGCGGAGATCGCCGCCCGCATCACGGAGCGGAGCTTCTACCACCTGGAGGCGCCGGTCCTGCGGGTCGGCGGGTTCCACGCTCCGTACCCGCCGGCCCGGCTGGAGGAGGAGTACCTTCCGGGACTGGACCGGGTGCTCGACGCCGTCGACCGCTCGCTGGCGTACTGA
- the pdhA gene encoding pyruvate dehydrogenase (acetyl-transferring) E1 component subunit alpha, protein MTVENTAARKPRRSSKRVSAAKKPTGSEPQLVQLLTPEGERVEHPDYDRHVADLGPDELRGLYRDMVLTRRFDAEATALQRQGELGLWASLLGQEAAQIGSGRALRDDDYVFPTYREHGVAWCRGVDPTNLLGMFRGVNHGGWDPNSNNFHLYTIVIGSQTLHATGYAMGVAKDGADSAVIAYFGDGASSQGDVAESFTFSAVYNAPVVFFCQNNQWAISEPTERQTRVPLYQRAQGFGFPGVRVDGNDVLACLAVTRSALERARRGEGPTLVEAFTYRMGAHTTSDDPTRYRHDDERAAWEAKDPILRLRKYLAAQGHADEAFFTELDAESDALAKRVREAVRAMPDPDDMAMFDNVYADGHALVDEERAQFAAYQASFADAPQEGK, encoded by the coding sequence GTGACCGTGGAGAACACTGCCGCGCGCAAACCGCGCCGCAGCAGTAAGCGCGTCAGCGCAGCGAAGAAGCCAACGGGTTCCGAGCCCCAGCTCGTACAGCTGCTGACGCCCGAGGGTGAGCGGGTCGAGCACCCGGACTACGACCGCCATGTCGCCGACCTCGGCCCCGACGAGCTCCGCGGGCTCTACCGGGACATGGTTCTCACCCGCCGTTTCGACGCCGAGGCCACGGCGCTGCAGCGCCAGGGCGAGCTGGGCCTGTGGGCCTCGCTGCTCGGCCAGGAGGCCGCCCAGATCGGCTCCGGCCGCGCCCTGCGCGACGACGACTACGTCTTCCCGACCTACCGTGAGCACGGCGTCGCCTGGTGCCGCGGGGTCGACCCGACGAATCTGCTCGGGATGTTCCGCGGCGTGAACCACGGCGGCTGGGACCCGAACAGCAACAACTTCCACCTGTACACGATCGTCATCGGCTCGCAGACGCTGCACGCCACCGGCTACGCGATGGGCGTCGCCAAGGACGGTGCCGACTCCGCGGTGATCGCGTACTTCGGCGACGGCGCCTCCAGCCAGGGCGACGTGGCGGAGTCGTTCACCTTCTCCGCGGTCTACAACGCCCCGGTCGTGTTCTTCTGCCAGAACAACCAGTGGGCGATCTCCGAGCCCACCGAGCGCCAGACCCGGGTGCCGCTCTACCAGCGCGCCCAGGGCTTCGGCTTCCCCGGCGTCCGCGTCGACGGCAACGACGTGCTCGCGTGCCTGGCCGTGACCCGGTCCGCGCTGGAGCGCGCCCGCCGGGGCGAGGGCCCGACGCTGGTCGAGGCGTTCACGTACCGCATGGGCGCCCACACCACCTCCGACGACCCGACCCGCTACCGCCACGACGACGAGCGGGCGGCCTGGGAGGCCAAGGACCCGATCCTGCGTCTCCGGAAGTACCTGGCCGCGCAGGGCCACGCCGACGAGGCGTTCTTCACCGAGCTCGACGCGGAGAGCGACGCGCTCGCCAAGCGTGTCCGCGAGGCGGTGCGCGCCATGCCCGACCCGGACGACATGGCCATGTTCGACAACGTCTACGCCGACGGGCACGCCCTCGTCGACGAGGAGCGCGCGCAGTTCGCCGCGTACCAGGCGTCGTTCGCCGACGCGCCGCAGGAGGGCAAGTAG